A genomic window from Pyxicephalus adspersus chromosome 2, UCB_Pads_2.0, whole genome shotgun sequence includes:
- the MYOZ3 gene encoding myozenin-3, whose protein sequence is MFPTYADLVKERKGLASAIVREIRGEGATLDLGKKVSTPQDLMMEELTLQRNRGSCMYLERQKRVQRFTFEYPSGLIHAGSNAYGLNANQTANQTAVNGHSGSAGVDGKENLRSEIHIVPGENRTPPNIPKKSAKVLQMKMQLNPGAIAPGYSGPLREVPYEKFNNTAIPYYCPWAESHLVEHVIPAEDSLPPPPQTPLNVAHRSHNRTPIPFGSLSGVYDGVIPYTYEETQAEIEQSPSGQQLMLQRPSFNKAPKGWALTYVPESEDL, encoded by the exons GAGCTACTTTGGACCTAGGTAAGAAGGTCAGCACCCCACAGGATTTAATGATGGAAGAACTCACTTTACAACGCAATCGTGGCTCTTGTATGTACTTGGAGCGTCAGAAGCGCGTTCAGAGGTTTACATTTGAATACCCTTCAGGTCTCATCCAT GCAGGTAGTAACGCATATGGCTTGAACGCAAATCAGACTGCAAATCAGACTGCTGTAAATGGCCACTCTGGCTCAGCCGGAGTTGATGGGAAAGAAAACTTACGCTCAGAGATACATATAGTCCCAGGAGAAAACCGGACTCCACCGAACATCCCCAAGAAATCTGCCAAAGTCTTGCAGATGAAAATGCAGCTGAACCCGGGAGCCATTGCTCCAG GATACTCTGGACCTTTAAGGGAGGTGCCATATGAGAAGTTCAACAACACGGCTATTCCCTATTATTGCCCATGGGCTGAGAGCCATTTGGTGGAGCATGTCATACCTGCCGAAGATTCATTACCACCACCACCGCAAACACCCCTAAATGTCGCACATCGCTCCCACAACAG AACTCCAATACCCTTTGGAAGTCTGTCTGGAGTTTATGATGGAGTCATCCCCTATACTTATGAGGAGACTCAAGCTGAAATTGAACAATCACCCAGTGGACAGCAACTCATGCTCCAAAGACCCAGTTTCAACAAGGCGCCAAAGGGGTGGGCACTGACCTATGTGCCTGAATCTGAAGACTTGTAG